The Streptomyces sp. NBC_01244 genome contains a region encoding:
- a CDS encoding nSTAND1 domain-containing NTPase, with translation MGSGVGRPEKALDPQAGPIARFAGELRALRRSAGSVPYRELSARAGYSVTALSQAAAGNRLPSLPVALAYAEVCGAARTEWERRWREAEAETEALASLELGTDGGGTPPYRGLARFEPEDETVFFGRERLTDQLTALVAEHRFGVVLGPSGSGKSSLLRAGLVPRLRRSAPPLPPAAALRVLTPGEHPMRTHAPVLTPAPGNGETWLIVDQFEEVFTLCADPDERRDFLAALLAARSPGSRIRVVLAVRADFYANFLAHPDLAEAARAATLPVGPLTAEEMRGAIVRPAAAAGLTVERALTARLVEEVTREPGSLPLLSHALLETWRRRRGRTLTLAGHEAAGGLRGALAQTAEEVYAELGPDRAPVARRLLLNLITPGDGAADTRRPVPRDTLVPPDAPEAAEAGAVLDRLARARLVTLDRDVVDLTHEALITAWPRLRGWIDTDRERLRRHRRLTQATQNWLTRRRDAGALLRGGELAEAEATFADDAGRTVELVPAEREFLHAGLASRARTRRIRRGVTSVVALLLVLLTVASTTAWQQGRDNVRQRVDAEIRRVKGEELAAGQLAAVAQGLRSSDPALAMRLSVAAWRLAETAETRSALLAASVQAESDAYDVPDEAGPWDSHPALPVRLSADGRIAVTVDEDSVRAWDVKTKTAVGPETALGRDALFRGISPDGRTALVQGAREQEGPGAGLGARRLDLASGKALDAVPRPSGPSVAWTAAEQVVANQDMDGAVGRLSLRDARSGRTLLEVPTGRHPMWALSPDGRHLALCARGGDAVNSFERADVPLRVWDVARSTELPATRPGACAVDSFRFTGDGAVLVSRTPGGLSLWDPVTGREPARIDHLGLTEVTTSPDGRFAAAVDGREILMWRLATPERPVFRYSLANGAASQLRIDPEDGVIRYLTERRLGDTMVRTISYGPATTPEWSAAPASTGTFSADATTVAVDRRQGASTWSEAYAVAGGRRTARTPPADCPKAVPGSTGAPTEQDCRVLLALTPDGKTLAHARTGLAEGSAAGDGQRETAQEPTLWDVPANAARPLPTDIKPPFAARMPITGMAVAPDGRSLLTTRAGVDALDVRDVASGRRTRPQDLTKDRTSPVESPRSSRSAPVAVRPDGRLLATSSSTFDITTGRRTERGLTTEPGGVMTYSPDGTRLAVGDTTGGVTLWDKEAERRLATLPAGFDAIGLDSAKAVTALAFSPDGLTLAVAGASGTLRLWDVNAARPLGPPLPTPGDGIVAVAFAADGHTLHSAGEHSTVRTHEVTPVRLAESVCTRAGTGLSRSDWRTYLPDLPYRKTC, from the coding sequence ATGGGCAGTGGTGTGGGAAGGCCGGAGAAGGCGCTCGATCCACAGGCCGGTCCAATCGCCCGGTTCGCCGGTGAGCTCCGCGCCCTGCGCCGCTCGGCCGGCTCCGTTCCCTACCGGGAACTGTCCGCGCGCGCCGGCTATTCGGTGACGGCGCTCTCCCAGGCCGCCGCCGGGAACCGGCTCCCGAGCCTGCCCGTGGCGCTGGCCTACGCCGAGGTCTGCGGCGCCGCCCGGACGGAATGGGAACGACGCTGGCGCGAGGCCGAAGCCGAGACCGAAGCCCTGGCCTCCCTCGAGCTCGGAACCGACGGCGGCGGCACGCCGCCCTACCGGGGCCTGGCACGCTTCGAACCCGAGGACGAGACGGTGTTCTTCGGCCGGGAACGCCTGACCGACCAACTGACGGCCCTCGTCGCGGAACACCGCTTCGGCGTCGTCCTCGGCCCCTCCGGCAGCGGCAAGTCCTCCCTGCTGCGGGCCGGTCTCGTGCCCCGGCTGCGCCGCTCCGCGCCGCCGCTGCCGCCCGCCGCGGCCCTGCGCGTCCTCACCCCCGGCGAACACCCGATGCGAACCCACGCGCCGGTTCTCACCCCGGCCCCCGGAAACGGCGAAACCTGGCTGATCGTCGACCAGTTCGAGGAGGTCTTCACCCTCTGCGCGGACCCCGACGAACGAAGGGACTTCCTCGCGGCCCTCCTCGCCGCCCGCAGCCCCGGAAGCCGGATCCGCGTGGTGCTGGCCGTACGCGCCGACTTCTACGCGAACTTCCTGGCCCACCCCGACCTGGCCGAGGCCGCCCGGGCCGCGACCCTCCCCGTGGGCCCGCTGACCGCCGAGGAGATGCGCGGCGCGATCGTGCGCCCCGCGGCAGCGGCCGGCCTCACCGTCGAACGCGCCCTCACGGCCCGGCTCGTGGAAGAGGTCACCCGTGAACCAGGCAGCCTGCCGCTGCTCTCCCATGCCCTCCTGGAGACCTGGCGGCGCCGCCGCGGGCGCACACTGACCCTGGCCGGACACGAGGCGGCCGGTGGTCTGCGCGGCGCCCTGGCCCAGACCGCCGAGGAGGTGTACGCGGAACTCGGGCCCGACCGGGCCCCCGTCGCGCGGCGCCTCCTGCTGAACCTGATCACCCCCGGCGACGGAGCCGCCGACACCCGGCGGCCCGTCCCCCGCGACACCCTCGTGCCCCCGGACGCGCCGGAAGCAGCCGAGGCGGGGGCCGTACTGGACCGGTTGGCCCGGGCCCGGCTCGTCACCCTGGACCGGGACGTCGTGGACTTGACGCACGAGGCCCTGATCACCGCGTGGCCGCGGCTGCGCGGCTGGATCGACACCGACCGCGAACGGCTGCGACGCCACCGCAGGTTGACCCAGGCCACCCAGAACTGGCTGACCCGCCGACGCGACGCCGGGGCGCTCCTGCGCGGAGGCGAACTGGCCGAGGCCGAGGCCACGTTTGCCGACGACGCGGGCCGCACCGTCGAACTGGTCCCGGCGGAGCGGGAGTTCCTGCACGCGGGTCTCGCGTCCCGGGCCCGTACGCGACGCATCCGGCGCGGCGTGACCTCCGTCGTCGCCCTCCTCCTCGTCCTCCTCACGGTGGCGAGCACGACCGCCTGGCAGCAGGGCCGCGACAACGTCCGACAGAGGGTCGACGCCGAGATCCGGCGGGTCAAGGGGGAGGAACTGGCCGCCGGTCAGCTGGCGGCCGTCGCCCAGGGCCTGCGGAGCTCCGACCCCGCGCTGGCGATGAGGCTGAGCGTGGCCGCCTGGCGGCTCGCCGAGACTGCCGAGACCCGGTCCGCGCTGCTGGCGGCGTCCGTCCAGGCCGAGTCCGACGCCTACGACGTACCGGACGAGGCGGGGCCCTGGGATTCCCACCCGGCGCTCCCGGTCCGGCTGAGCGCGGACGGCCGCATCGCGGTGACCGTCGACGAGGACTCCGTACGCGCCTGGGACGTCAAGACGAAGACGGCGGTGGGGCCGGAGACGGCCCTCGGCCGGGACGCTCTGTTCCGGGGGATCTCCCCGGACGGCCGCACCGCCCTGGTGCAGGGGGCCCGGGAGCAGGAAGGGCCCGGAGCCGGGCTCGGGGCTCGGCGACTGGATCTGGCGTCCGGGAAGGCGCTCGACGCCGTGCCCCGGCCGTCGGGCCCCTCCGTTGCCTGGACGGCCGCCGAACAGGTCGTCGCCAACCAGGACATGGACGGCGCCGTCGGCCGCCTTTCGCTCCGGGACGCACGAAGCGGCCGCACCCTGCTGGAGGTGCCGACCGGCCGGCATCCGATGTGGGCGCTCAGCCCGGACGGACGCCACCTGGCCCTGTGCGCCAGGGGAGGTGACGCGGTGAACTCCTTCGAACGGGCCGACGTGCCCCTGAGGGTCTGGGACGTGGCCCGGAGCACGGAACTGCCCGCCACCCGACCCGGCGCGTGTGCCGTCGACTCGTTCCGCTTCACCGGCGACGGCGCCGTCCTCGTGAGCCGGACACCGGGTGGCCTGAGCCTGTGGGACCCGGTCACGGGCCGGGAACCTGCCCGGATCGACCACCTGGGCCTGACCGAGGTGACCACCAGCCCCGACGGCCGGTTCGCCGCGGCCGTCGACGGCCGGGAGATCCTGATGTGGCGACTCGCCACGCCCGAACGGCCGGTCTTCCGGTACTCCCTCGCCAACGGGGCCGCCTCCCAGCTCCGGATCGACCCGGAGGACGGTGTCATCAGGTACCTGACCGAACGCCGGCTCGGCGACACCATGGTGCGCACGATCTCCTACGGACCGGCCACGACACCGGAGTGGAGTGCCGCACCGGCATCGACGGGCACCTTCAGCGCGGACGCCACGACCGTCGCGGTCGACCGCCGGCAGGGCGCCAGTACCTGGTCCGAGGCCTACGCCGTGGCCGGCGGCCGGCGCACCGCCCGCACCCCGCCGGCCGACTGCCCGAAAGCCGTGCCGGGATCCACCGGAGCGCCCACAGAACAGGACTGCCGTGTCCTGCTCGCGCTCACCCCCGACGGAAAGACCCTCGCTCACGCCCGAACCGGCCTCGCCGAAGGCTCCGCCGCGGGGGACGGACAGCGGGAGACCGCCCAGGAGCCGACCCTGTGGGACGTGCCGGCCAACGCGGCCCGCCCGCTCCCCACCGACATCAAACCGCCGTTCGCCGCCCGGATGCCCATCACCGGGATGGCCGTCGCGCCCGACGGCCGGTCCCTGCTCACGACGCGCGCGGGCGTTGACGCCCTGGACGTACGGGACGTGGCGAGCGGACGCCGCACCCGACCCCAGGACCTCACGAAGGACCGGACCTCCCCCGTGGAGAGCCCACGGAGCAGCCGATCCGCTCCGGTCGCGGTCCGCCCTGACGGCCGACTGCTCGCGACGTCCTCGAGCACCTTCGACATCACCACCGGCCGGCGCACCGAACGGGGCCTCACCACGGAACCGGGCGGGGTGATGACCTACAGCCCCGACGGCACACGCCTGGCGGTCGGTGACACGACGGGTGGGGTCACCCTGTGGGACAAGGAGGCCGAGCGACGGCTGGCCACCCTCCCGGCCGGGTTCGACGCGATCGGCCTCGACTCCGCAAAGGCCGTCACCGCCTTGGCCTTCTCCCCGGACGGCCTGACCCTGGCCGTGGCGGGCGCCTCCGGCACGCTCCGACTCTGGGACGTGAACGCTGCCCGACCACTGGGACCACCGCTGCCGACCCCCGGCGACGGGATCGTCGCCGTCGCCTTCGCCGCCGACGGACACACCCTGCACAGTGCGGGCGAACACAGCACCGTCCGCACCCACGAGGTGACCCCGGTCCGACTGGCGGAGTCCGTCTGCACCCGGGCCGGAACCGGACTATCCCGGTCCGACTGGCGTACCTACCTCCCGGATCTCCCTTACCGAAAGACCTGCTGA
- a CDS encoding S8 family peptidase gives MFTRTHTPRRAAGALALATAVVALSTGLTAPAGAAPAASTTSGTPAAQTTAAPVTVTLITGDRVTVNGSGAVVRFEPAKGRERIPVEIERADGRTLVLPADARALLAAGKLDRRLFDVNTLADPTLRALHRGGLGLIVQYEGAAAAARTELRSAAGSGAKHTLQAVNAEAVEASPADATKVWEALTNPTARGVRAAGAGIAKVWLDGVRKASLDKSTKQIGADRAWQAGFDGKGVKIAVLDTGVDKTHADLKSQVVGEKNFSDSPDTADRVGHGTHVASIAAGTGAASGGALKGVAPGAKVISGKVLDDQGYGSDSAVIAGMEWAVAEGADIVNLSLGSRDFPGVDPVEAAVNRLSAEKGVLFAIAAGNDGAGESTVGSPGSADAALTVGAVDSKDVLADFSSRGPRVGDGAVKPDLTAPGVGITAAAAKGSKLDTDPGAQHPTPGYLRLNGTSMATPHVAGAAALLKQKNPGWTGTELKGALTASTKGGATGVQQQGTGRVQVDKALTQTVITEQPSVSLGTARWPHADDKPLTKKIAYRNLGTKAITLDLAVTGTDSRGKAAPAGFFSLGASKVTVPAGGRAEVDLAANTRLGTVDGAFSAYVTATGGGQSVRTGAAAVREAEAYDVTITTVDRDGRPAREFSHSLFGIGGAADGIWEGVSNETGSRTLRLPKGTYALHGAVYQDGSDLTKGVDWLVQPRLEVAGTTKVKVDARTAKPVDITVPGLATADFALPYYQQQVGEGHLGNGWVLPKGYTGFRSAHMGPAVTDGSLTQSWLATFIKAPASQYNVALGGVTNRLATGYKRHVKATELAKLSLEMGAPAPGKSGYAYAAPTLPGMAQGDFYGAVQPARGTRTLLLSALDGATWRSGFWQLGAPNADGEQRVEADQASLQPKRYKAGSSYRETFNTGVFSPLLGKGLGVFRSAPDPETGKQTITAAVPLFGDGAGHPGSSTLTKTATTLYRNGVKFAENEDPLSGWEPFTVDGADAEYRLTTSVERSRDISPVSTRIDTSFTFRSRQVAAHTALPVSTVRFHAPLDIASRAPAGKDTRIPVTVQGAASGKNLKSLTISVSADGGKTWKRVTVTDGAFSVRNPAKGQGISFRAKVTDKQGNVSEVTIHNAYLGK, from the coding sequence TTGTTCACACGGACACACACGCCTCGACGCGCCGCGGGGGCCCTCGCCCTCGCCACGGCGGTCGTCGCCCTCAGTACGGGGCTGACCGCCCCCGCCGGGGCGGCGCCCGCCGCCTCCACCACGAGCGGCACCCCCGCCGCCCAGACCACGGCCGCCCCCGTGACCGTCACGCTGATCACCGGTGACCGGGTGACCGTGAACGGCAGCGGCGCTGTCGTACGCTTCGAGCCCGCCAAGGGCCGTGAGCGCATACCGGTCGAGATCGAGCGCGCCGACGGCCGCACCCTGGTCCTGCCCGCCGACGCCCGGGCCCTGCTGGCCGCCGGCAAGCTGGACCGGCGCCTCTTCGACGTCAACACGCTCGCCGACCCGACCCTGCGCGCACTGCACCGCGGCGGACTCGGCCTGATCGTCCAGTACGAGGGCGCCGCCGCGGCGGCACGTACGGAGCTGCGGTCCGCCGCCGGCAGCGGGGCGAAGCACACCCTCCAGGCCGTCAACGCCGAAGCCGTCGAGGCCTCGCCCGCCGACGCCACGAAGGTCTGGGAGGCCCTGACGAACCCCACAGCACGCGGAGTCCGGGCCGCCGGCGCCGGCATCGCCAAGGTCTGGCTGGACGGCGTACGCAAGGCGAGCCTGGACAAGAGCACCAAGCAGATCGGCGCCGACCGGGCCTGGCAGGCCGGGTTCGACGGCAAGGGCGTGAAGATCGCCGTCCTGGACACCGGCGTCGACAAGACCCACGCGGACCTGAAGAGCCAGGTCGTCGGGGAGAAGAACTTCTCCGACTCCCCCGACACCGCGGACCGCGTCGGCCACGGCACCCACGTGGCTTCCATCGCGGCCGGAACCGGGGCGGCGTCCGGCGGGGCGCTCAAGGGCGTCGCGCCCGGCGCCAAGGTGATCAGCGGCAAGGTCCTCGACGACCAAGGCTACGGCAGCGATTCCGCGGTCATCGCGGGCATGGAGTGGGCCGTCGCCGAGGGTGCGGACATCGTCAACCTCAGCCTCGGAAGCCGGGACTTCCCCGGCGTCGACCCGGTCGAGGCCGCCGTGAACCGGCTGTCGGCGGAGAAGGGCGTCCTGTTCGCCATCGCCGCGGGCAACGACGGCGCCGGCGAGTCCACCGTCGGCTCGCCCGGCAGTGCCGACGCCGCCCTGACCGTCGGCGCCGTCGACTCCAAGGACGTCCTCGCGGACTTCTCCAGCAGAGGCCCGCGCGTCGGCGACGGCGCGGTCAAGCCCGACCTCACCGCGCCCGGCGTCGGCATCACCGCAGCGGCGGCCAAGGGGAGCAAGCTCGACACCGATCCCGGGGCCCAGCACCCCACCCCGGGGTACCTGCGGCTCAACGGCACCTCCATGGCCACCCCGCACGTGGCCGGAGCGGCAGCGCTGCTGAAGCAGAAGAACCCCGGCTGGACCGGGACCGAGCTCAAGGGCGCGCTGACCGCCTCCACGAAGGGCGGCGCGACCGGCGTCCAGCAGCAGGGCACCGGCCGCGTGCAAGTCGACAAGGCCCTCACCCAAACGGTGATCACCGAGCAGCCGTCGGTGTCCCTCGGCACGGCCCGGTGGCCGCACGCCGACGACAAGCCGCTCACCAAGAAGATCGCCTACCGCAACCTCGGTACCAAGGCCATCACCCTCGACCTCGCGGTGACCGGCACCGACTCCCGCGGCAAGGCCGCCCCGGCCGGGTTCTTCTCGCTCGGCGCCTCCAAGGTGACCGTGCCCGCCGGCGGCCGGGCCGAGGTCGACCTGGCCGCCAACACCCGGCTCGGCACTGTCGACGGCGCCTTCTCCGCCTATGTCACCGCCACCGGCGGCGGCCAGTCGGTGCGCACGGGCGCGGCAGCCGTCCGTGAGGCCGAGGCGTACGACGTCACCATCACGACGGTCGACCGCGACGGCCGCCCCGCCCGCGAGTTCTCCCACTCCCTGTTCGGAATCGGCGGCGCCGCCGACGGCATATGGGAAGGCGTCAGCAACGAGACCGGCTCCCGCACGCTGCGCCTGCCCAAGGGCACCTACGCCCTCCACGGCGCCGTGTACCAGGACGGCTCGGACCTCACCAAGGGCGTCGACTGGCTGGTCCAGCCGCGGCTGGAGGTCGCCGGAACCACCAAGGTCAAGGTCGACGCGCGCACCGCGAAGCCGGTGGACATCACCGTTCCCGGTCTGGCCACGGCCGACTTCGCCCTGCCGTACTACCAGCAGCAGGTCGGCGAAGGCCACCTCGGCAACGGCTGGGTCCTCCCCAAGGGGTACACCGGCTTCCGCTCCGCCCACATGGGGCCGGCCGTGACCGACGGCTCGCTCACGCAGAGCTGGCTGGCGACCTTCATCAAGGCGCCGGCCTCCCAGTACAACGTTGCCCTCGGCGGCGTGACGAACCGTCTCGCCACCGGGTACAAAAGGCACGTGAAGGCGACCGAGCTGGCGAAGCTCTCCCTGGAGATGGGCGCGCCCGCCCCCGGCAAGTCCGGTTACGCCTACGCCGCCCCCACCCTGCCCGGCATGGCCCAGGGCGACTTCTACGGTGCCGTCCAGCCCGCTCGCGGCACCCGTACCCTCCTGCTCTCCGCCCTCGACGGCGCGACCTGGCGCAGCGGGTTCTGGCAGCTCGGCGCCCCGAACGCCGACGGCGAACAGCGCGTGGAGGCGGACCAGGCCTCCCTGCAGCCGAAGCGCTACAAGGCGGGCTCCTCCTACCGCGAGACCTTCAACACCGGAGTCTTCTCACCGCTCCTGGGCAAGGGCCTGGGCGTGTTCCGCAGCGCGCCCGACCCCGAGACGGGCAAGCAGACCATCACCGCCGCGGTGCCCCTCTTCGGTGACGGCGCGGGACACCCCGGCTCCTCGACGCTCACCAAGACCGCCACCACGCTGTACCGCAACGGAGTGAAGTTCGCCGAGAACGAGGACCCGCTGAGCGGCTGGGAGCCCTTCACGGTCGACGGCGCCGACGCCGAATACCGGCTGACCACCTCCGTCGAGCGGTCCAGGGACATCTCCCCGGTCTCCACCCGCATCGACACGAGCTTCACCTTCCGCTCCCGCCAGGTCGCCGCTCACACCGCGCTCCCGGTCTCCACGGTTCGCTTCCACGCCCCGCTCGACATCGCCTCCCGCGCCCCGGCGGGCAAGGACACCCGGATCCCCGTGACCGTGCAGGGCGCGGCCTCCGGGAAGAACCTCAAGTCGCTGACGATCTCCGTGAGCGCAGACGGCGGCAAGACCTGGAAGCGCGTCACGGTCACCGACGGCGCGTTCTCCGTCCGGAACCCCGCAAAGGGCCAGGGGATCTCCTTCCGGGCCAAGGTCACCGACAAGCAGGGCAACGTCTCCGAGGTCACGATCCACAACGCCTACCTGGGCAAGTGA
- a CDS encoding M9 family metallopeptidase yields the protein MHPFRISKANTRRLPALGAAVFIALGLLAPQSQAASAGSTTPASAYARGTAAPAPRSIPVPKSPDAMSNSSRFRISSQDSTEESAPAPTVKPVQPAKSGKDGRRSSAAAGDECGDLSGVINATGTALVQQLKALPRITCTYPLFNLTGENARKAFNEAQMVTVANALRDASATYAGGNSTAVGQLVLFLRAGYYVQDNNGDVVGPYGTALDGAARGALDAFFASPRSKDVTDANGEILNEVVTLIDSTHAAGRYAGVVKWMLGSYDGTWPGQMNLAMQHVEWVVENGFKAKNDDRGWRAALKADPSILNTWAGFITRNGAQLNRLDVVSNVGRFLGYALDVPELKERVRPLLKDLINRYPNVGPTAPITMNLGWYTRQYDRNNCAAYGICDLGARVLPAILPIQHTCTPGLKIRAQDMSPGQLEGTCTSLVNQDAYFHRVIGDKGAIPGDVNTNLEVVVFDDYTNYSLYAWAIYDIDVDNGGMYEEGNPAAAGNQARFIAHEAHWLRPDFQIWNLNHEYTHYLDGRYNMAGDFEAGIVTPTIWWVEGIAENISFGYRGERNADAIAEAGKKTYKLSDLFDTVYGQDADPEVNSNRVYRWGFLAVRYMLQAHPADVETVLGKYRTGDWNGARTFLKQTIGTTYDAGFATWLTTACATNDCGPLPEAPSTPVCTISDPRQFDKNCRRDNLAANTGNYSYHFVYLPAGVKQLTITSSGGTGNADLYYGGSSWATTSSHQAKSTNSGNGETLTVDNPPSGWVYFSLAAAQDFSGVSLSTQSK from the coding sequence ATGCATCCCTTCCGGATATCGAAGGCCAACACGCGCAGACTTCCCGCGCTGGGCGCAGCCGTCTTCATTGCGCTCGGCCTGCTCGCGCCACAGAGCCAGGCCGCCTCCGCCGGCTCCACGACCCCGGCCAGTGCGTACGCACGTGGAACCGCGGCCCCGGCGCCGCGGTCCATCCCGGTTCCCAAGTCGCCCGATGCGATGAGCAACAGCTCCCGCTTCCGGATCTCCTCGCAGGACAGCACCGAGGAGTCCGCCCCCGCCCCGACCGTCAAGCCCGTACAGCCGGCCAAGTCCGGCAAGGACGGCCGGCGTTCCTCGGCCGCCGCCGGGGACGAGTGCGGCGACCTCTCCGGCGTGATCAACGCGACCGGCACCGCCCTGGTCCAGCAGCTCAAGGCGCTCCCCCGGATCACCTGTACGTACCCGCTGTTCAACCTCACCGGGGAGAACGCGCGGAAGGCCTTCAACGAAGCCCAGATGGTGACCGTCGCCAACGCACTGCGCGACGCCTCCGCCACCTATGCGGGCGGCAACAGCACCGCCGTCGGGCAGTTGGTGCTGTTCCTGCGGGCCGGCTACTACGTGCAGGACAACAACGGGGATGTCGTCGGCCCCTACGGCACGGCGCTCGACGGTGCCGCGCGCGGCGCGCTGGACGCCTTCTTCGCCTCCCCGCGCAGCAAGGACGTCACGGACGCCAACGGCGAGATCCTGAACGAGGTCGTCACCCTGATCGACAGCACGCACGCGGCCGGCCGCTACGCGGGCGTCGTCAAGTGGATGCTCGGCAGCTACGACGGCACCTGGCCCGGCCAGATGAACCTCGCGATGCAGCACGTCGAGTGGGTCGTCGAGAACGGCTTCAAGGCCAAGAACGACGACCGCGGCTGGCGGGCCGCCCTCAAGGCCGATCCCAGCATCCTCAACACCTGGGCCGGATTCATCACGCGCAACGGCGCGCAGCTCAACCGCCTGGACGTCGTCAGCAACGTCGGCCGCTTCCTCGGCTACGCCCTGGACGTCCCCGAGCTCAAGGAGCGGGTCCGCCCGCTGCTGAAGGACCTGATCAACCGCTACCCGAACGTCGGACCCACCGCGCCGATCACCATGAACCTGGGCTGGTACACACGCCAGTACGACAGGAACAACTGCGCGGCCTACGGCATCTGCGACCTCGGCGCACGCGTGCTCCCGGCCATCCTGCCGATCCAGCACACCTGCACCCCGGGACTGAAGATCCGCGCCCAGGACATGTCCCCCGGGCAGCTGGAGGGCACCTGCACCAGCCTGGTCAACCAGGACGCCTACTTCCACCGGGTCATCGGCGACAAGGGCGCGATCCCCGGTGACGTGAACACCAACCTCGAGGTCGTCGTCTTCGACGACTACACCAACTACTCGCTGTACGCCTGGGCCATCTACGACATCGACGTCGACAACGGCGGCATGTACGAGGAGGGCAACCCTGCCGCCGCCGGCAACCAGGCCCGCTTCATCGCCCACGAAGCCCACTGGCTGCGCCCGGACTTCCAGATCTGGAACCTCAACCACGAGTACACGCATTACCTCGACGGCCGCTACAACATGGCCGGCGACTTCGAGGCCGGCATCGTGACGCCGACCATCTGGTGGGTCGAGGGCATCGCCGAGAACATCTCGTTCGGCTACCGGGGAGAGCGCAACGCCGACGCGATCGCCGAGGCCGGCAAGAAGACCTACAAGCTCAGCGACCTCTTCGACACCGTCTACGGCCAGGACGCGGACCCCGAGGTCAACTCGAACCGGGTCTACCGCTGGGGCTTCCTCGCGGTCCGCTACATGCTGCAGGCGCACCCCGCCGACGTCGAGACCGTGCTGGGCAAGTACCGCACCGGCGACTGGAACGGTGCCCGCACGTTCCTGAAGCAGACCATCGGCACCACGTACGACGCCGGCTTCGCCACCTGGCTGACGACCGCCTGCGCGACCAACGACTGCGGCCCCCTGCCGGAGGCTCCCTCCACCCCGGTGTGCACCATCAGCGACCCCCGGCAGTTCGACAAGAACTGCCGGCGGGACAACCTCGCGGCCAACACCGGGAACTACAGCTACCACTTCGTGTACCTGCCGGCCGGCGTCAAGCAGCTGACCATCACCAGCAGCGGCGGCACCGGCAATGCCGACCTGTACTACGGCGGCAGCAGCTGGGCCACCACGAGCAGCCACCAGGCGAAGTCCACCAACTCCGGCAACGGCGAGACCCTGACGGTGGACAACCCGCCGTCCGGGTGGGTGTACTTCAGCCTCGCCGCCGCGCAGGACTTCAGCGGGGTGAGCCTCTCCACGCAGTCCAAGTGA
- a CDS encoding MarR family winged helix-turn-helix transcriptional regulator produces the protein MLLSRHQVLARRERDPERLERSAYVLLSRLDTQGPMSIGQLSEAFGLDTSTVNRQTAALLRCGLAERLADPEGGMARKLRVTVEGGRRLAEDREVNRSCLARVVADWSPEEVRQLEDALVRLNRSAEALEGRCWPRTEEGDTTCSR, from the coding sequence ATGCTGCTCTCGCGGCACCAGGTGCTGGCCCGGCGCGAGCGTGACCCCGAACGCCTGGAGCGGTCGGCGTACGTGCTGCTCAGCCGTCTCGACACACAAGGCCCCATGTCCATCGGGCAGTTGTCGGAGGCCTTCGGGCTCGACACCTCGACCGTGAACCGCCAGACGGCCGCGCTCCTGCGGTGCGGACTGGCCGAGCGCCTCGCGGACCCGGAAGGCGGCATGGCCCGCAAGCTGCGCGTCACCGTGGAGGGCGGGCGCCGGCTCGCCGAAGACCGTGAGGTCAACCGGTCCTGCCTGGCCCGGGTGGTCGCAGACTGGTCCCCTGAGGAAGTGCGGCAGCTGGAGGACGCCCTGGTCCGGCTCAACCGCAGCGCCGAGGCCCTCGAGGGGCGGTGCTGGCCGCGCACGGAGGAAGGCGACACCACCTGCTCGCGGTGA